In Phoenix dactylifera cultivar Barhee BC4 chromosome 1, palm_55x_up_171113_PBpolish2nd_filt_p, whole genome shotgun sequence, the genomic stretch GAACCTACACCATATTTAAAGGATTATTATGTTCATTTaagcagaaaaatagaaaactctATAAATTTAGATGAGATTGATGAATCTGttaactttaaaaatataaataatcttgCATGAAATCCAATGAATCTATTAATTTATTCTTCATTTTAGTCGAACCAGAGAAAAAAAATTCCAGATGTACCTGATGAATGATCATCATTCAATTACTTTGTTCAAATGTAATTAGATTTTttacaaaataattttttcatttATGTGAAGTTGATAACATGCTCAATTTCCACCGTTGCAGTTCTCATGTTACCACAAAGCATGGCGATTTTGTTCTTTCTATTATAGTGCGACCCAAGTATAATCCTGCACCGAGAGATTTGGTAGGGAGGTTTATCATGAATTTGATTACCAAGTTACTATTAGGGAAGAAAAAAACATTTGTACTATAATTATTTATAGTGAAAATTTGTAATGAATATATTTAGTTTCACATCAACTATTTTTTAAATAGTTATTTTGGAATaagttttaaattatttataaatagtATTAAAGTAGGTCTGGCTTGAAAGCTATTTGAGGCTGATTATGAGTTAATTGTGATACTTATAATTAGATTTATTTGAAAAACTGGAAGACGCTACGTGTGGACTGCTTCCCGAGCTTATGTGTCATGTCAAACTGTAAATCCTACTCGTGTGGCCGCATCACGATGAGAGGGTGCACAAATGGCGTTACCATTGCTTTTCCCCACTAATAAGCGGTGGGCGCTAGAAGGCTGCTTGGTCCGGCAACCAGCCCAACGATTTCTTACCATTTATCCCATGGAAAGAGAAGTGGTGGGCAGCGGTTTTTTCTCGGTGCCGTCCCCTAAATTGGGGGAGTTGGAGGTGTAGCgtgcgtgagagagagagagagatagagagagctgGGACAGAGACAGGTAAGGTGGGGTGGATTCCCAACCCTCTTCTCCGGATAGATAGGTAGATAGATAATAGAGGTTTCCCTCTCCCTCATGGCCATCCCCCCATCACGGTGGCCTTTGTAGCCAAAGGagacggaggaggaagagaagcgAGCCAGGATCTTGGGCTCTTATCTTCTGTAGAGAGGGGAATGACGGTGGCCATGGCTTCTGGTAGCCTCGCAGCTTACCTTGGTTTGAAGCCGGCCAACAACTTGCTCGCCATCCATTCGGTGCTATTATTTCCCATCGTGGCCACCGCCTGGTCGTTCCGGTTGGACCTAGGGCCAGGTTTGGCGCTCTTTTTCCTGGCTGGTTTCCTGTTCATGTTTGCTGATTTTGTTCAGATCGATGATCATTTTTATTTGATGCTATGGTCCGGTTAGTTTCCCGATCCTTCTTGTGAATGCGGATTTTGCTTCATTGGAGCTCTCTTCTGGTGTGCTTAGACTGAGGAGTTTGTATGAATCAAATTTAGGGCGTTGTTGTACAAAAACAAAAGATTTCTAAGTTTTTTTTAGGGTATTTCTGTCGTGAGAATCTAAATATAGGGTTTGGAAAATAAATTATATGCGCATCGTGTCCTCCTCAACAATCTCTAGTCGTGATTACTTACTGATGATTTTTATCTTGGGGCTGTTGTTAGATTGCCATCTTTTGTAACTGCGGGGATCCTAAAGCTACGTCGCAGACTGCTGTTGAGGTATGGTATGCTTCTTACTCCAGGAAATTGGTTGGAGATTGCATCTGTGATTGCTTAAACTTTTCGGTTAACAGGATGGGAGTTCTAATGAGACTGATACAGTTCCTACTCCCAAAGTTATAATAGATCAGGACTCAGATCCAGATGCAACTATTGTAGAGATAACATTTGGCGATCGCCTTGGGGCTCTTCTTGACACTGTATGTTTCAGCATCAGTTTTTCTTCTAATAATTTATAAACTTTCAGCTTCCAAGTAGTGAGAAGAGTAGTTATGTTGCTAAGTCCTCTTTTAGCTGGACAAGTCTTCTGCTTCCTCTCTGTTCCCAAGATGAAAGCACTAAAAGAATCTTGGGCTCAATGTCAACAAGGCTAATGTATATTTGGATTCTTCTGGAAAGCAACAACAAGTTTGCAAATCACTAAAGCGTAAGTTCTCTCATAACTATAATTCTTCATGTTTGAAGACTTCAGAAACAAAGAATATCACTACATGAATCCCTCTATAAGTTTCTTCCTTTTGTTCTTCACATGGAAAGATAGCTTTACTTCCCCCATATCAGTTGTTACTTCATTGATAGGGATTCTTCACAGGTCTACTGGCCGTAAAATTGATGATCCAGAGTTGCTAGAAGCAATACGCTTGACAATTATTAAACAACATGCTCGAGTATCATCCGGTACCTTCTTAGAGTTTTCTGGTGCttttttactttccttgaatGGTTCTGGtgaagtctctctctctctttaaaagaaaaaaaaaagagagaaaaaaaatccttatcTACTTGTATGCTGTTATTGGAATTCTTCAATTGGTTTGACAGGAGTCTAGGCAGCCAATTGGCCCTGGGAGCAACTTTTGGAGTTGAGCAACCTAAGCAGGTAAAGGTCTTATGCAATCTCTGAAAAGTATGACTTCAATGAAATGCTTAAGTTTGTATACCCAAAATTTGGCTTTTACACAGACAAATCTGGGATAttatatcatgcatgaagggtTCTGATTTCTTGTGCACATTGTTGGTGTCCAAAAAATCTATAAGGTTTACCTTAAAAATatcttattatataatattttcttagaaaaatgtTTTTTATTAACCAAAACATATTTAGCTGGTTATTGTGCAAGCTAGCCAGACAATTCAATGCTTTGCAATTTTATATTTGttgaaggagaaagaaagaaaataatccTCGGAATGCACTGCTTGTAAGCTGATGACATGATCTGGTTCAATTTAATACAATTTCATTTAAACGCGTCTACCTGTGTTGCTTATTGCAATATCACATATCTCATTCTGCCACTGTCCGAAAAATGAGTATTGTCATTATCAAAGATAATCCATCTCATTGTGACATTGTCCAAAAAGATGAGCGTCTTGATTATCAAAGATAATTCATGCTGTTCCCTTCATCTTCATCTCATATCAAGGGCAATTAAATGATTATGACATCTTTGGCCTACAGATGCcacttccttaatggttataaGATAGCCTAAAGAATTATATTGACTGACTGTTGATTGGGGTTGTGTTGTTTAATACCATTTTCGTTGGTCTCCGTACATGGAAACTTAAAGATGTTACTTTCCTTTTATGATGATCCAGTTCCTTTTACATGCAATGACATATTTCCAACATTTTGTTATTGGTCTTTCAGCTTCTGGTTTCTTCCAGCTAATTTGCATTAGCAAGTCAAGAGAGTGCATTATCACAAAAGAATAGTGGCACTATAAATCCTACGCATTTACAAATCCATACAATTTCAACACAACAGACTAGTAATATCAGGCTGAGAACTTAGTCCACTGGTGGAATCAACTCATTATCATTTGTATGAGTTATTATTTGTAAGCATGGGTAGAATGTTGACAATTTGTATTCCAATCCCATGGCAAGCAGAGTATTGTGCTTAATTTGCTTGTTCATATTGGTCATGGGGAAAAAACACTAAATGATTGGTTACTATTCTTGTGTATatgttttcttctcttcctttcacTAGCATTAACGAAGTAGATTGAATAAAACCACTTTTTTTGTGCTATATTCATATGATTTTTTGTTTCAACTGCACAACTGTATGCCTTTCTTAACTACCTTTGAATATCCACCACCAAATGGTCATAGCTTATTGATTATGGTCTTCCTTGATAATAGTGGTCAGTAGAAGTGGCATCTTGCAATACTTATGGATACTTTAATACTGTCAATTATATTTTGTCCtattattaatcaataaaatGGGATAACCATATTTTGCCTGGATCATGTAATTGTTTAGGCTTGTTTCATACtctatattctttttttctagAGAACTTTGGCTATCATTTTCATTCTTATTTGTTCAGATTGATGTGGATATTGCAACCCATATAGATATTTACGATGATGGCCCTGATCGGAGGTATGTGTTCTTGGTTGATATATGCTTTACTCATTTCTGATCAATACAAAATTGCTGACAAGTGCCATCTTAGAATAGCCTATGATTGGGATAGCACATTATTGGTCAACTTATTTTCCACCTTGTTAACTTAACAAAACTAAGATGAGAATCCAGATGTGTTTATCCGAACAGATTCACTTCATTTGAGCCATCAACCTTTCAATTGGTTCCAGTTCTTTTACCTGCATGCTGCAAACTGGTATCTTTGAGTACTAGAGTATGTGGAAATTTCTGGGCATTCCATGATGCTCAGACTTTCTTTGATATATACAAATGTTTCCAACCAATAAACAAATTAAATGTGAGAAGGAACCGTTGAAAGCCACAATCTATCAAGTGATTACACTTGGGCGGTCTTCCTTGACTATTCCCTGTTACTCTAGGTGAAATGGAACTGGCAAGCTTAGCATCAAGTAAACCTTGTTCATCAGCTTATATGCTGATATCTGCAAGGATATAACTTGGCTTTACTTTGTCGATGATATTGCAAGCAGTAATGAAGTCTTCCAAGTGTACTAGTTGGAGGATTTGTGCCACTTTGGAAAAATATTGTACAGAGGCATTGATAACAGATAACTAAACCGTTGATTACAAAATTAACGACTAAAGAGCAATACATAAACATATAATTGATAGCTTTGGTTATAAGAAAACATTGCCGACAATTCAAAGCATGGATCGCTGAGTTCTTGGCTCAAATTTGATCCCTAGTGGGAGAGAAGACTGATTCTTGTTCTTTTTCAATTTGTATATCCGACGTCAAATCTGACAGTCCTCTTGCTGAGGAAGTGGTGACAATTATCATAGCGTTTTTTTATTTAGATGTTGGCTAGTAGAAGGGCATCTCCAAGGACCTTTTTACCTTAGGCTTTCTTGGTTGCTTCAGCTCTGGGGATTTATGCTTCTCTATACTCATCCTCTGTTTGCATCTGATTCAGCTCATGGACAGATGTCATTATACGATATTTGTAACTCTTTTAGTAGGCAATCCGCCTTCAGTAATTTTTATGTGGAAATGCCTTTTGTTGCCATTTCCTCCATGGAGCTCTTTTAATGTGGTTATCAACCAAACCTGTTTCATAAATGTTTAGACTAAAACACAGCAGGAGGTAAATTGATTGGAATAAGCCAAGTTGTTTTTGTCAGCTTGCAAGGAGTGAAAATAAAGGGAATGCTTTCTCGAAATTAATCAGATgaagtttaaaattaaaaatgcatAATCACTGGTCAAGCAATGACAAGAAGTCAGTTCATGGAAAAATCTATACATAAATTGCTTAAAAATCTCTACAACAGGCAAAGCTCTCTCAAATAACAATTATCACGAGATGGAGAATCATGCCACTTGTCATTGTTCTGTTCGTGTCTTTTTTCAGCTTGCTTGTGGTGGAGACAGCAGACCGTCCTGGGTTGCTGGTTGACCTTGTTAAGATCATCACTGACATAAACATAACTGTCCAATCAGGAGAGTTTGACACTGAGGTAAGATTTGTTTCCGCCAACTTTGTTTTAATCATCCATATATCTCGTGAACTGAAAGTTGTCTGCCTGTAGGGGTTGTTGGCCAAGGCAAAGTTCCATGTCAGCTATAGGGACAAAGCAATCATCAAGCCTCTGCAACAGGCAAGCTATCAATTGACTGCACCCTACAATAATTTTACTTGAGCATGTTTATGTGGATGCATGCCTTTATGAAGTCAATGCGCATTTGCTACTCTAACTGATTTTTAATCTTATAATATAATCATGATAGCTTGCTGTGTATTGATTATTTTAGCATCTGTTTGGCTGCTGTATTGATCTGAAGttgttcttttaaaattttctgtagGTTCTTGCTAATAGTTTGCGTTATTTCTTGAGGAGGCCAACAACAGAGGAGGCAAGTTTTTAGATATTTTCAAAACCCATACTCAGATAATATGCTTTGAACAGGTTAAAAAACCTCAGCTTCTCCCAACTGAGTCTTGGGGTCACAATCTAAAGATGATACCTGTCATTTTGATCAAATATTTTACTTCAGAAGCTTAGTAATCTGTGCGATCCATCTGAGATGCATAAATTGGAAATGGTTAGTTTATACAATGGAAACCTTTTATAATAGCAGCACGGAAACTTTTGCAACTCCAAATGGTAgccttgtttttgccttttaactTTTTGGGTTGTAGCAGCGACTTCCAGTCAAAAGATGTTTCTCATCCTGCATTCATTAGAATGACATCCTCTATTTGATGTATGGCCattgagaaaaaaataaggAAGTCCAGACTAAGTGAGGCAAATTGCTAATTTTGTTCATCCAGAATGAGTAATCAAAGAAAGATCAAAGACATTTCATTATTccgcaaaagaagaaaagactAGTAGTCATTTCAAGTCTGCTTCATTCCGTATTTATAGATCTTGCGTTTTGTTGCCCCAATCTTGCCTACTTCAGAGAAACCAGAGTCCAACCACCAGTGTTTAAAGATTCCTACTTGTCTATGACAACTGATTAAGTACACAATGACTGAAGCACTTTCTAGCGACTGCGGGTAACAAGCCAGTGATGTACTGAATACCATTGCTTTGAATGTAAAATAGCAACTACAGGATGTGCAGTTGGCAATGCCATCTTAGGTTCCAATTGTTTTTAGAACATTCACAGAAGCCATGATGCGGTAAACTACGAGTTTCTATCAGGCAAATGCATCCAAAGTGTACACCAGAATGTCAGAGCATACAAGGATGTGACCAGGGTGTTCCGGAGGAAGGCTGTAGTAATGGTTTGAAATCAAGTAAGACGACCGTCCAACATATCTGCACCTAGTTTTTATCAGCAGTTACACATCTGGGACAAAGTAGTTGTCATTTGCTATCACGCTTGATTCAAAGTGGTGCATTCCTTGACGGTTTAATTTCAGAAGTTAATAAATTGTTGGCAAGCTGATGACAGGTGAGTTGGAACTGTAATAAGCATGCGATCCATATTTTCCACTATCTTCTTATGAAGAAGCCACTTGGATCTCAGATGTTCTCATGATAGGTGTTGCACTCCTATGAGGAGGCTCTGTTGTCATGGGGGACTGAGGAGGACTTCAAGTCAGGACTGCTGCTCTCTCTCCGCGTTAGATGAAGGTCTGCTGGGTAAGGAGAGCCTGCAAATCAGATGCTGGAATGGATCTGGAGTTGCAATCTCCACCCCTCCTTCCAGCTTCTTCACTGCAACACTCATCCATGGTCTAAGATCAGGCCGGTACTGTACACACCATGATACAACCATTGCCATTCTCTCTGCCTTCTTGTCCTTTCAGTCTCAGCACTTCACCAGCATGTTGCCTATCTCTCATTTTTAAAATTTCGGCCACACCCATATTGGGAAGCAACCGTCTCTCTTCAAAGTTCTCTCACACCTCAAACGAAAGCATTCCAAAGCTACAAATATCACACTTGTGGGTTAATGAGATGGGCATGAACAGCCACAGTGCTGCTTATCTTGGAATCACCCCTCCTTTGATCGTTGAGTGGGTGCCGTACCTGTTACAATATATACCTTTGGTCTCGCCTAATCAAGTTTTTTGATAGACTGTTTGACCCTTTCTGTCACAACACAATCTGCAAATGTATTGATAGAATCATGGTGTGCTGTTTCAGCATCGGATTCTGATAGAATCGTGGTGCGCTGTTTCAGCGTAGGATTCTGCTCTGGTGCTATTCTCACTGTATCGGTACAGAAGAATTTTTTGTATCATGTACCGGTAGTATCGTGTGGTATATTCTGTACCATGTACCATGGATAGAACAATTGCAGGTGCAGAACTGGAGGTGTTTATCAGACCATTCATGACATCATAGCAAGTGCTGGGaaaccaaaaggaaaaaaaaagggtgagagggtttaaataaaatttgaaaaattaagGCTAAACGTCTTACTGAAAGTGGCAGGGGGGTATGAGGGTATCTTGTTGGAGCATCCAAAGTTACTTTAATAAGGGACCTGATTGCAGAAGGAAAGAATGCCACCTGCTAGTTAAAGTTAAAAATCTGATAAAGAACTTAGAAGCTGCTCTTAGCTTCTCCGGAGGGATGAAATCAATGAGTTATTCGTACTGAATTATTCCTTGGATACCGCACTACTAAAAGAGATAATTGTTTAGGTCATTATTCTACTATTTGCATATAACTAAATCAACGCTTACTATCCTGGGAGCTAATTGAAACGCAGACCTTGACTGCACTGAGCTCTGATAAACTCAAACGGTTTGTTAAAACCGTGTGACAAAAAGCTATATCGGGGAGAATTTGAGTTCAGAAAGTATAGATCCATAATCAAAGCACGTTTTGTATATCTTTCAAATATTGAAGTTTAGCAGTCTTCCAGTAGATGTTAACTCGTCCTTCGTTCATTAGAACTTAAGGCACCAATCTGCATTTGGTTTATCACCATTGACGAAAAAAGAAGCTCAAACCAGATTAGGATAGTGGTTGGGTTTATCCATGATGAGAGCATAATGACAGAGACGTCTTCCATCTCTCATAATCTATAGGAAAAGAAAGCGCATTGTTTGATCTTAATCTCCCATAATATCAACACTAGCTTTAATAAGATCTAAGGTAACCAGTTGCATTTACAGTACAATGCTTCTTGACGGCATTTCATATTTATAGATCATGCAGATTCCTAATGTTGCCTGCTTAGAGAACCACGGACtagccacctctctctctctctctcttgggtGACTGCGGTTATGTTAACTAGTGCAGGACCATGGAGCAGGCAATGGTATGTTAAGCTCCAAAAATTATTATTCTCACGGAAGCTACCATGCAATGGATTCATGAGTCTCTTCAAAGAAAGTACAACAGAGAGATGCACCCAAATGCCAGGGCCTACGAGACACTAAAATTTATGTCCTGATAATTTATAAATCAACTAGTATGACTGCTCAAAATATGTGCACTAATTTTAAGCATCGGTGCAAGTGGGTGATAGAAGTTGCCATTACAGTGAAGCATGAAATTAAAGGAGAAGTACGGCATAACTTGACAGTTCAAAGTTCataaaaggtttgcaaactaagaTGGTGTGATTGACCAATAACGAAATATACAAACCAATTTTCCTGC encodes the following:
- the LOC120110589 gene encoding ACT domain-containing protein DS12, chloroplastic-like; amino-acid sequence: MTVAMASGSLAAYLGLKPANNLLAIHSIAIFCNCGDPKATSQTAVEDGSSNETDTVPTPKVIIDQDSDPDATIVEITFGDRLGALLDTCSSIIRSLGSQLALGATFGVEQPKQIDVDIATHIDIYDDGPDRSLLVVETADRPGLLVDLVKIITDINITVQSGEFDTEGLLAKAKFHVSYRDKAIIKPLQQVLANSLRYFLRRPTTEEASF